One part of the Paenibacillus silvisoli genome encodes these proteins:
- the mqnE gene encoding aminofutalosine synthase MqnE, which yields MNVVIPTDATRMQAIVEKVRAGERLSREDGEFMYRSDDLLTIGQMANEVNLKKNGRKVYFIENMSLYFTNVCEAHCAFCNFRKDEGQEGAYTLTGAQMIEYVEKHIHPDVREFHIVGGHNPHVPFQYYVDSLQALHDRFPNVALKAYTAAEIDFFSRISGLSYKEVIQELMKAGLQSLTGGGAEILSDEYRKKMRVDKADVSQYLEVHRTAHNLGLKTHTTMLYGSVEKTEDRVNHMLQIRELQDETNGFQVFIPLSMQPISPKASIRRRNSAFDDLKAIAISRLLLDNFQHIKAYFINIGTQLTQVSLTMGASDVHGTMVKERISHAAGALTPEGITREDLIWLIKGAGRIPVERDTFYNEVRVYE from the coding sequence ATGAATGTCGTTATTCCGACAGATGCAACACGCATGCAAGCCATTGTGGAGAAGGTTCGCGCTGGCGAACGACTTAGCCGCGAAGACGGAGAATTTATGTATCGTTCCGACGATCTGCTGACGATCGGTCAAATGGCGAACGAAGTCAATCTGAAGAAGAACGGACGCAAAGTGTATTTTATCGAAAATATGAGCTTGTACTTCACAAACGTCTGTGAAGCTCATTGTGCGTTCTGCAACTTCCGCAAGGACGAAGGCCAGGAAGGCGCGTATACGCTGACCGGCGCGCAAATGATCGAGTACGTGGAGAAGCATATCCACCCGGACGTGCGCGAATTCCATATCGTCGGCGGTCATAACCCGCATGTGCCATTCCAGTATTACGTCGATTCGCTTCAAGCGTTGCATGATCGTTTTCCGAACGTTGCGCTTAAAGCCTATACGGCGGCGGAAATTGATTTCTTCTCGCGGATCAGCGGCTTGAGCTACAAGGAAGTCATTCAGGAGCTGATGAAAGCCGGCCTGCAAAGCTTGACGGGCGGCGGCGCCGAAATTCTTTCCGACGAGTACCGCAAAAAAATGCGCGTCGACAAAGCCGACGTGTCCCAGTACCTCGAAGTGCACCGGACGGCGCATAACCTCGGCTTGAAAACACATACGACGATGCTGTACGGCTCGGTCGAGAAAACCGAAGACCGCGTCAACCATATGCTGCAAATCCGCGAGCTGCAGGACGAGACGAACGGCTTCCAAGTGTTCATCCCGCTGTCCATGCAGCCGATCAGCCCGAAAGCAAGCATTCGCCGCCGCAACTCGGCCTTCGACGATCTGAAGGCGATCGCGATCAGCCGCTTGCTGCTCGATAATTTCCAGCATATCAAAGCCTACTTCATCAACATCGGTACGCAGCTGACGCAAGTGTCGCTGACGATGGGCGCGTCCGACGTACACGGTACGATGGTTAAAGAGCGGATCAGCCACGCGGCTGGCGCCCTGACGCCGGAAGGCATTACGCGCGAAGATTTGATATGGCTCATTAAAGGCGCGGGCCGTATTCCGGTCGAGCGCGATACGTTCTACAACGAAGTCCGCGTTTACGAATAA
- the trhA gene encoding PAQR family membrane homeostasis protein TrhA: MANTYTYSRREEVANAITHGLGAVLSVAALVLLIVFAAIKGSASHVVSFTIYGSMMLLLYVASTLVHSFPEGKAKRVFEIMDHSCIYLFIAGTYTPIVLHIVQGSAGWTLFGIVWGLALCGVVFKAFYASKFLFTSTLLYIAMGWIIVFAWGPLKAHLAPGGLQLLIAGGVLYTVGTLFYVWRSFTYHHAVWHLFVLGGSVLHFFAILLYVLPA, translated from the coding sequence ATGGCCAATACATATACGTATTCCCGCCGGGAAGAAGTCGCGAATGCGATCACGCACGGATTGGGCGCCGTATTAAGCGTTGCCGCGCTCGTGCTGCTGATCGTATTTGCCGCTATTAAAGGAAGCGCGTCGCATGTCGTCAGCTTTACGATATACGGCTCGATGATGCTGCTGCTGTATGTGGCGTCGACGCTCGTTCACAGCTTCCCCGAAGGGAAAGCGAAGCGGGTTTTTGAAATTATGGATCATTCCTGCATCTATTTATTCATTGCGGGCACGTATACGCCGATCGTGCTTCATATCGTGCAGGGATCGGCTGGCTGGACGCTGTTCGGCATCGTATGGGGGCTGGCGCTCTGCGGCGTCGTGTTTAAAGCGTTCTACGCGTCGAAATTTTTATTTACATCTACACTTCTATACATTGCCATGGGATGGATCATCGTATTCGCGTGGGGACCGCTTAAGGCGCATTTAGCTCCGGGCGGCTTGCAGCTGCTCATCGCCGGAGGCGTGCTCTACACCGTAGGGACGCTGTTCTATGTATGGCGAAGCTTTACGTACCATCATGCGGTGTGGCATCTCTTCGTGCTAGGCGGCTCGGTGCTTCATTTCTTCGCGATCCTGCTGTATGTGCTGCCAGCATAA
- the erpA gene encoding iron-sulfur cluster insertion protein ErpA: MINISDTANEKIKEMLAAEASPELFLRIGVKEGGCSGFSYGMGFDDELNDTDKTMEFDGLKVVVDNDSIKYLNGLQIDFKESAMGGGFTINNPNASATCGCGSSFRTATEAGKPSEAGEC; this comes from the coding sequence ATGATCAATATCAGCGATACCGCGAATGAGAAAATCAAAGAAATGCTCGCGGCGGAAGCGTCCCCGGAGCTGTTCCTGCGCATCGGCGTGAAAGAAGGCGGCTGCAGCGGCTTCTCCTACGGCATGGGCTTTGACGACGAGCTTAACGATACCGATAAAACGATGGAGTTCGACGGACTGAAGGTTGTCGTGGATAACGACAGCATCAAGTACTTGAACGGCCTTCAAATCGATTTTAAAGAATCCGCTATGGGCGGCGGCTTCACCATCAACAACCCGAACGCATCCGCGACCTGCGGCTGCGGCTCGAGCTTCCGTACGGCGACGGAAGCAGGCAAGCCGAGCGAAGCCGGCGAGTGCTAA
- a CDS encoding GGDEF domain-containing protein, with translation MKYTSRIRSIYLVLITHMIYITYYYIRDGYVGTIELIGLPVVLIIAWYCGRQFDKVRFLSQKDYLTQVFNRRFVCETFSKVAAKADAGQKPLVVFAIDVNKFKLINDTYGHKKGDEMLIQVSRILVNNSRKTDIVARWGGDEFIIIAPNTDQEEAVVITMRIEDELKEFSQAGIDVSVSVGTATYPKDAATLDDLIKIADDNMYQVKSTMHQSQHSRR, from the coding sequence ATGAAATATACAAGCAGAATAAGATCCATTTATCTTGTATTAATTACTCATATGATATATATAACGTATTATTACATCAGAGATGGGTATGTCGGTACTATAGAACTTATTGGTTTGCCGGTTGTTCTTATTATTGCTTGGTATTGCGGGAGGCAGTTCGATAAAGTAAGATTTCTTTCGCAAAAAGATTATTTGACGCAGGTTTTCAATCGGAGGTTTGTGTGCGAGACTTTCTCCAAAGTGGCGGCCAAGGCAGATGCCGGGCAGAAACCGCTCGTGGTCTTTGCGATTGACGTAAATAAATTCAAACTCATAAATGATACCTACGGACATAAAAAGGGAGACGAAATGCTAATTCAAGTCTCCAGGATACTAGTAAACAATTCTAGAAAAACAGATATCGTTGCTCGATGGGGAGGGGATGAATTTATCATTATTGCCCCAAATACAGATCAAGAAGAGGCTGTAGTTATTACAATGCGTATTGAGGATGAACTCAAAGAATTTTCCCAAGCGGGAATAGACGTATCAGTCTCTGTAGGAACTGCCACGTATCCCAAGGATGCAGCAACTTTAGATGATTTGATTAAAATAGCGGACGATAACATGTACCAAGTAAAATCAACTATGCATCAAAGCCAGCACTCCAGAAGGTAG